The Candidatus Saccharimonadales bacterium nucleotide sequence CGATAATGGCAAGGCCTTTACCATTTTCTATATCCTGCATTATCATATATTGAATCATGGTTGTCTTCCCATTGCCTGTGCCGCCAATAATATACATGTGTCGTTCCCGTTCTGCTCTGGTCATTCCGATGGGTGTTCTAGAGCCATGATGGTTATTAGTACCAATCAGTACATCGAGTTCCGTGTTACTTTTTAGCGAGAGTGGAGCGGGGAGTGTTCTGCTAAGTGAGCTGACTAAGTTCTCTGTCTGAGAGGATCCTATAAACGGAAAGTGATAAAAGTCTCCAACCTCAGATGCTGCAAAAATTGACTCCTTATATAAAAGTATGGACGGAATGCGACGACGTACAGAGCTGGACGACTTAGCTAAGAGGTTCTTAGATACAATTATCTGGTAATTGGGTACCGAAAAAGCCTTCATTGATAAAATGAGACCCTTCATTCGCTCACGAGTTTTTTGTTTCGAGTCTGCAATAACCAACATGCGCATACTTACCTTAAATAGCGGCTGGTTTACTTTTTCATGAATCGACTCGACTAACTCTCGTTCAAAATTACTGAGAGCCCGGGCTGGCCGTAGGCCAAGTGCTACCTGCTGTTGCCGAGCGACTTCAATCGAATGTCTTTGAGTTGTTGATTGGGAGAAAATATTTATCAAACCAAATAGAAATGAATTTAAGGAAGTAATAATGCCGGTAGTTCGTAGGCGTCTTCTTGATATATGCTGAATTAAATCTTCATTTGATAGAATCTTACCTGCGATGGCCTTGGCCTCACGGCTTTTGTGGGGACGTATAACTAGCTGAAAGATAATCTGCTCGTTATCTTCTAGTTTTGTCATCGCTCCCGTAATATAGGATATCGGATCATGTTGTTGTAATCGCTGATGACCATTAATGGGAAAGGCAAAGTGCTTTGACTGCAAAAATATGTTCGTTTGTGTTCGCATATTTTTAAAAGAGACTAGCGGATCATTTATTTTTTTAATGAGAACATTTGGTATGTAAGAAATAAGGATTTGCTTAACTGTACTTGTGAGATTTGGGTGTGTTCCTATGATATATCGGATACCCTCTTTTCGAGAAGATACGATCTCAAGTGATGTAATCAATTCATGGCCTAAAACTCTATCTTTTAAAGATCTAGTATCTTCGATACCGTGGAGCACTCGAAAAAACTCTTCTGTCGCAAGCGGCTCTTTAGTCATATTTTGAGGTGGGGTGAGTTCTAGGAATACGATATCTCTATGGCGTATGTAATGATTTCGTACGAACCATATTACTACACGCCCGATAGCTAGTAGTAGAAAAATGGTCAGGATAATAATTCCAATGCTAATAAGTAGCGTATTTGACACGCGTACCCACTGAATGAGCGAATCGATCATCATGGATCCAGCCTTGGATTACCACTTATAAAGTCTCGAGGATCTACCGGAATACCAAACACATCAATTTGAAAGTGGACATGTGGCCCAGTCGCTCGCCCAGTCGCACCCTCAAGTCCGATCACATCATCCGGTTTTACTTGTTGCCCGACTTTTACGAGAGCCTCAGATAGGTGCCAGTACTGTGACTGAATAGCATTGCCGTGATCTATAAAAACATATCGTCCATACTGGTTATCAACATTCATAACGACGCTTACGGTACCCGGCATGAAAGTTGTGACAGGTTGGCCAATCTTGCCGTAACTATCGGCTATATCAATACCCGTATGATGATCTTGGTATGGTGGATCAGATGCTCCAAATTCGAGCGTAACTACACCAGCAACTGGCCAGGTTGTTGTTACGTCGAGGGTCGTCACAAGATCACCTTTCGGATCATATATCTCTACCTTGTGGTTCGATGGGTTAACACCTACAAGGCTACTCGCTGCGGCTGATACACCAACATTTGCAAGTTCAACTACTGCAATAACCGGAAGAGTAATGAGAAGTAATATGACGCCTAGTACCAGCATAATTTCATTTCGAAACGTAGTGATAATCTTAGCAGTCATGAGATTCATGATGTGTATACCTCATTTGGATTTGTCGTAATAAGTGGATGCTCCTTTTCGGATGCAACTATCTGTACTGCTACATGGTTTTGATCAGCAATAATAATTCCATCACCCCTATCACAGGTAAGAAGAAAGGACTGCTCATATTCACTCAGGTTAAATTCCGACACGACGTTTTTTATTGTTGTCGTATCTTGTCTCATAAGAATACGAAGTGAACTCTGAGATGCGATTGCTCGGCCATATTCACTTTTTAGAAAGTCATTTGCTTGTTGCGATATTATAGCTACACCAAGATAATATTTACGCGCCCTACGTACAAGCCCAGCTACAAAACGTGCACTCTCTTCATGCTCCAGTAGTAGCCAGCCTTCATCTATAACGAGTAATCGCTTTTTTGGGTAAACCTTCACTTGATTCTGGACGAAATTAGCAATGATCATCATCATGATCTGGCGCAAGCTTTCGGGTAGGTCTTTAATATCGAATATAACTAATCGGTTATCAAGTTTTATATTGGTCTGAGCATTAAAGACACCAGCTAGCGATCCGCTAATATATTTCTCGAGTCGTTCACATAACTCAAGTTGACCCATACCATGAAGCTGGGCGTATATATCTTGCAGGAGTGGCGTACCTATACTCTCATCTTTATAGACGCATAAGATAGCTCTATCAATCGCCGCTTTCTCGCGTGGGTTCAGACCCTCAGCCATAAGTGAAAGTATCTCTATTAAATCTTGCACATGTTCTGCCAGGCTATCATTTGAATAAGAGTTAGTCGCTAGATCAAATGGATTAATTTTCTCCTGACTTCTTGCAGATAGTTTAATGTATGTGCCTTCTACTGAATTTGCTAGTTGTTTATATTCACGTTCAGGATCAATCACAATAACACTTGTCCCTTGCATCAGTTGACGAAGAATTTCAACTTTGGCTGCGTAGCTTTTTCCACTTCCTGACTGAGCAAACATAATACTGTTGGCATTGTTAAGACTGAAACGGTCTAATATCACAAGCGAATTGTTGGATTTATTGATGCCGTATAAAATACCCGCTTCATGCACGAGTTCAGACGAAAGAAGTGGGAAGGTAAGGGCAGCTGATGAGCTATCGAGATTTCGTTTCTGCGACAAGATGTCTTCACCTCGAGGGAGTACCGACTGCAGTCCTTCTATTTGTTGAAACCTGGCTGATTTGATATAGAATAGTCGAGCCGATAATTCAGTTTCAAGTAGCTTTGTCGTATTATCCAGAGCTTCAAGTGTCAGTGCACTAATAGTGATATAGATAGACATCTGAAATAGTTTTTCTTGTCCACGTTGGATCTTATCTCTAAGATCGGTCGCTGATTCGAGCGGATCGGTAATTTCAGATCCAACTATTCGACCACTCCGTATCATGGCTCTTCTCGTCGATTCAAGCTCTGTAATTTTACGTCGCAACTTTGGTAAGGCCTGTAGTGCATCGACCTCGTGAACATGATACGAGATGTCGCAGTTATGAGAGAAGTTAATGAGGCTGTTGAGCCAACCAGATGAAGCTGTTAGAGGATACCCTGATATAAAAAGGGTACGCATATAAATATCATCAATCTCTATGTAGTTTGGCTGCTCTTCAAGCCCTGCATAAGAAATGACATCCATCGGATCTTGTTGACCATAGCTAAAATCAAGTTTTTGCGTACTTGCACGCGGCTTTGTTTTGCGTGACAAAAGAGTACAAATCATTTTCGATTGCCTTATAAGTGTCATAAGATAGCCTCCGTAAATAGTTTCATTGTTTGTTCGGTCAGTGACTGACGTTTAGCTTGAACAGGGCTATAGAACTCGTAGAACATATCAAGCACTTCTAAGCTACTCAGTTTCCTTGTTTGGACGCCTAGCCTGCCAAGGCCCTTACTGACAATGTCACTACTGAGTCGGAGTTGCTCGTGGATAATGGCGGTATTTTTACTGCTTGCAACAAGCGAGCCTGTGTAAGGAATAACGATATAAAAACGTCTAGTGAGAATCTTATTTTTTATAACCAGACTTTGTATAAATTCGCTATAGTGTCTCGCTTGCTCTCTATAGATTGATTCTTCCTCACTCTCCACTCGTGATCGGAATGCTTCTAGATATGTATCCATATCCATTTCTCTAACTCGTATAATCATCTGAAGAGGAGACGAGAGAGCATTTAAAAAAGCTTGGTATGTGTCGATCATTGCATCTTGCTCATCTTCACTCTTTAGCTCAAAGTTAATCGATGACGATTCGAGTATCACACGAAACCTATTGCCAGCGAGCATAAGCACTCCATCATCAACTCCCTCTATAGCTATCTGCTGCCGCGACGAAGCTTTTTTAATCGTTTTTTGAAACACTGACATAGAGTGATCCTTTCCTACTACGTTTATATACGATCTTTTTTGTGCCACCGTGTATCAACTGCTCAAACCCAATTCGCTCCGCAGTTGTAGAAATGTGCAGCGGTGGACTTGGGATATTTATTTCTTTTGGCTTATCCAAATTTTTTTCTTGGTTTCGTTTGATAAGAATTGGTCTCAGTGTCTTATCGTTTTTATTAAATACATAATAGCGAGGCCTCATGTTGTAGCGTGCAAGTAGTTGCGCCCAGTCGAGGATAAGTGTTCCACGTACGCGTATCGCTAGTACTCCAAAACTGACGATTATGATCAACATGACAATAACTTTATACACGCCAATCGCAAATGTGGGTGGTAACGCTGCATATATAACACCCGATATAAAAATAGGTAAAGCGATCAGTATTAACTGTGTCAAACTAAGATTCCCAGCGACCTTATCCTCGATGCTCGTGACCTGTGCTGGAACAATAGCAATTTTCATTTATTTACCACTTTCGTTATTGTTACGGTTTTTGGAACTTGAGCAGCTACTTTGCGACTATCTCTAAATCGACTTGTCGCCTGGTCTATGCCGTACATAAACTGACCACCTAGCCTTCGAGCCGACCGCGCACCAGCACTCGCCACTACAAGTGACGACATTGAGTGTTCAGTTTTGAGAAGCGCGAGTAAGGTCGCGACACCTACGAGTGTCGACATAACTGGATCGAGCACTTTATGCGGATCATTTTGTATCATGCCGTTAAAGATTGAAGCTGCCAGTACCAAGATGACTACATGAATGAAGAGTACAAACACCGTTGTTAGATATGTACGCAGTGCATTAATCGCGAAATCCTTAAAACTAGGTACCAGCCAAAGGAGAAGTACGAGCGGTGCAAGTACGGCTCCAATGTATAAGATGACAAGTCGAAGAATATAGTAGATGAGCAGAATAATAGACAATACAATAAACACGATAAATACAAGGAGCGCCGCCAGCTTCATATCCTTTGACTGCTCGGCAACCAGTTTTAAGCTATCCCACACGCTCGAGATCGAAAACCCTGCTTTTAATGCATTAATCATACCGTTCGACAGGCTAACGATGCCGTCGATGAGAAAGATCGAACTATTCATCAGCATGAAGATCAGAATTAGCTGTGGTATTAGATGCTTGAACTCTAGCTCATCTATCCCAAGTGAGCTCGCACTCATAATATGAAATCCAAGTAGTATGACGACAAGTATAAATAAGACATCTGCAATGGCCAGAATCGCAAGCCATAAATTAAGCACACTACTGTTAGGGGACATTAGCGGAGTCGCATTCGTGAAGTAGCCCAGTGCACCAATAAAGGGCTGAGCTGCTGACTCGATAATATTCCTGAGAAGCCCAGTAATAGCCTCAACAAGTACATCCACCAAACTACCTGAACTTGCCGTTGGCTGAACTGGAGCTAGTGCGGGTACTTCGCTTGACGGAGTTGATCCACTTGATGTAAATGTATTTGTAAGAATACCAGTAAGTGTCACAGCAGCGAGTACAACAACTAGGCCGATGATCGCATTACGAATGATATGTTTTGCATGCTGAAGTTTTTCCGGTCTACCGCTACTCGTTATCATCTGGATGCCGCCGTTAACGATAAAACCGACAGCTACTATTCCAGCAAGAACGAATAGGCTTACGACTATAGGATGGATAAACGTTTGCATTGAGTTGGTTGTAGCTGCTATATCAGCCACAAGTGAGAAATGGGCTGATAGGTAGCTCATAACCGATTAACTCCCGAATGCCCCAGTGGCGAGTGATGTAACAATATTTGCGATGACGAAAGCTGCAATTGTAATGGCTAGTCCGATAGCCGCCCAGGTAATTGTCCGCTTTGCTCGGTCAAGGTGCTCCGGATTACCGGAGCTGGTAATGTAAGTGAACCCCCCTACAACAAAAAAGCCGGTCGCTGTGAGACCGGCTAATCCTGCAATAATCTGTATGATACTGCGTATGAAGTTTTGTACCTGCGACACATCCCCTGTCGCCGCAAAGACCGGAGTAAAAGATAGTACCTGGATGACAATCACCGCACTAAGCTGAATGATAAATTTTATATTTCGCTTCGTCATGGGGCAGGTACTCCTCTTTGGCTACGATAATAGTCTCTAAATCGTAGCATATATATTTGACGTGTCAACTATATTATTTCAAAATAGGTTTAAGCATAACTAGTATGCATTATTTATGTTTGCTTTATGAGTTTATTGTGTATTTATATTGACCTCCTGACATTTCAGGAGTATTTTATATGTAAGCGTACGGGATGTTCCCGGTGAGGATAGCTGTAGTTGGCTATCTATTGCGTTTGTCAGAGGAGTGTTTATGCTTACCGATCTGAGTAGGTACAACCTTCCGCCGATGCACACGGTCACGAGTGCTCAAGAACAAGAGGAGAACGATCGTCCGTCAGAAACCTGCATCGTCTCGGCGATGAACATCATCAGGCGTACCCTGAGCCGACACCGGCGCAGGGGCCAGGGCCTCACCAGAGAGGCACTCTGGAAGCGGTTCGACACCGACAAAGTAGGGGGCACGTACGACGAGCGACTTCAGTCGTTCGAGATTGCACTTGCAAGGCTCAAGGCATCTTCAGAGGTCAACTTGATCTCTGTGCCGGAGTTCCTCGGGGGCAAGTGGGTGGGCGACACATCCATCTACCGAATCACACCTGGTTGCGGTTCGTCCAGCAAGCAGGTTCGAAGCAGCAAGGCCGTGCGACAGATCGCATGACCATTCCCCAGGTGGGAACGTTCGGGATCCGATGAGGCGGCCATGAAAAGCCACTTCTCTCCCAGAACGTTCCCACCTGGTGGACACACAACCCAAGTTTGGGTTATTTTTTTACATTTTTACATTATTTCGATGAAACACGTATAAGGCGACGATATTATTTAAATCTAATGAAATGAAAATAGGACGCACGTAGTGTGCGTCCTATTCCCGAACTGATCCTGTCTAGCTATGCAGGAATACCCGCCGGCTGGTAGCCCATGACGGCGACCTTGCCCTTGAGTGCGAGCTGGATGCCCTGTGGATTGTCGTACTCGAGACCAAGCATGGTGAATGGATCCAGGATGTACCACCAGTCGAGAGTCTTCCCGAATGCGAACAACATGAACGCCATCGTTTGATCACCGAGAATTCTTCCTGCGGTGATGTAGTTGATCTCCTCACCGAGACGGGGAACTGACCTACCGTAGCTCTCACTGGGCCAGCCTTTGAGGAGTTCGATCATCTCAGCTGCATGCTCGTGAACCTTGTTGGTCTTGAGAGCAATCTTGACGAGGAAGAAGTTGAATACTTCGCTACCTTCGACGGGTTGTTGGTTCTCATCCGCCTCGCCGAGCGAGTCGTTGAGGAGTACGTTGATTCTCGCGATATCCATCGCAGGTACATCCTTTCAGTCGGGAATACATATAATATATCATAAAAACACGTAATTAGCAACTATACGTGTCGACAGCGGCTCACATTTTTCGATGGCCACCCCTGATGAAAAATGGTATACTGATCCATATGAGTATCATTTTTAAACGAACAAAAATACTAGCGACGCTTGGCCCTCCGACAAGTACACCAGAAATGATCGAGAAGCTTGCGAGCGCTGGCGTCAACGGATTTCGCCTGAACTTTAGTCATGGTGACTACCCAGAGCGCGATGATCAAATCAGATGGATTCGCGAAGCAAGTGAGAAACTTGGGAAGCCAGTTGCTATCTTGCAGGATCTTCAAGGTCCAAAAATCCGACTCGGTAATTTAAACGAAAATATGTCAGTGAAGACTGGTGATGTATTAACACTTGATCACGCCGCTGAACACGATGGACTTATTATCCCAATTCAGTACAACCTTGCCGAAAAAGTAAAAGTAGGGGAGCCTGTCTATATCTTTGATGGTAAGATTCGAACGACTGTTCTTGAAATATCTTCTCAAACAGCAATTAAAGTTCGTGTTGAAAACAATGGAACACTGATGAGCCGAAAGGGAATTAACCTTCCTGATACGGACTTTGGTGGTGACATTCTTACCGCAAAAGATCTCAAAGATGTTGAGTTTGGTGCGACCCGTGACTTTGATTATGTCGCTCTTAGTTTCATCCAAAGTCCTGAAGATATTATTAACCTTCGTCAAATTCTTGTAAGCCTCGGCTCAAACGCTCAGATCATTTCGAAAATTGAAACAAAAGCTGCAATTATGGACGGTGTTCTTGAAGAAATTGTAAAAGTAAGTGACGGTGTCATGGTTGCCCGCGGAGACCTTGCGGTTGAAGCAGGTGCAGAAGTTGTTCCAATCGTTCAGCGTAAAATCATCGCTCTTTGCCGTAAGCATGGAAAACTAAGTATCGTTGCGACGCAGATGATGGCAAGTATGGTTGACGCACCAGAGCCAACTCGCGCCGAAGTAAGTGACGTCGCGACTGCTGTTATCCTTGGCGCGGACACTGTCATGCTCTCCGATGAAACGGCCAACGGATCGTATCCGCTTGAAACAGTTGCTGCTATGAAAAAGGTAATTATCCATACCCAAGAGAATGTTCCAGTTGCGCCGATTGCTGAAGTCACAACACGCGGAGCAGCAGATCTTGATGCGATCGCAGCTGCTGCAGTAAAACTTGCAGAGCAGCTTAAAGTAACGGCTATTATTGCGAAAACGAAGACAGGCGCCACTGCCTGTGCCATTGCTGCCTACCGTCCAAACCTTCCGATCATTAGCCTAACAAGTGACATAAAGACAGCCCAAAAACTAGCGCTCTGTTATGGAAACCGAACGTATGTTCGTCCTGACGGCGAAGGGGTTGCGTACAAATTAGGTATGGAACTAAAAGAAGAAGGATACTTCAAATCTATCGATGATAAACCTATCCGAATCGCTATTGTAAGCGGAAGTCAACCAGGCATGCCAGGAACCACTGACACAATTAGGATGCGTGTGCTAAAATAACAACAAAAGGGGTGGGGATGAAATTTTTTAAAGAGACTATACGTGACGTGCC carries:
- a CDS encoding type IV secretion system DNA-binding domain-containing protein, yielding MMIDSLIQWVRVSNTLLISIGIIILTIFLLLAIGRVVIWFVRNHYIRHRDIVFLELTPPQNMTKEPLATEEFFRVLHGIEDTRSLKDRVLGHELITSLEIVSSRKEGIRYIIGTHPNLTSTVKQILISYIPNVLIKKINDPLVSFKNMRTQTNIFLQSKHFAFPINGHQRLQQHDPISYITGAMTKLEDNEQIIFQLVIRPHKSREAKAIAGKILSNEDLIQHISRRRLRTTGIITSLNSFLFGLINIFSQSTTQRHSIEVARQQQVALGLRPARALSNFERELVESIHEKVNQPLFKVSMRMLVIADSKQKTRERMKGLILSMKAFSVPNYQIIVSKNLLAKSSSSVRRRIPSILLYKESIFAASEVGDFYHFPFIGSSQTENLVSSLSRTLPAPLSLKSNTELDVLIGTNNHHGSRTPIGMTRAERERHMYIIGGTGNGKTTMIQYMIMQDIENGKGLAIIDPHGDMAKEVASRIPEHRVRDVIYFNPDDLSYPIGMNLLELNEELEGDDLLREKDIITESVVSIFRKIFSNDDTGGHRIEYVLRNATQTALTVKNATLFTIYDLLNDGRYRRNVTATLEDENLQKFWRNEFGKAGNFQQVKMAAGITSKVGRFLFSATAKGILEQPKSTIDFDMIMDEGKILICNFSKGMIGEDTSELLGIAVLAKLQLASLRRARIKNTDRRPFYLYVDEFQNFATMSFVQMLSESRKYKLFLTMAEQSTSQQSDKDMINIILANVGTVVVFRTGNPADEKILRPLFNPYLNEGEIMNLASFSFYIRLAAIHSQKPLSGLTLLLKTVPGEAVFDNVVASSRKIFAIKKSAEKSVILLSKIEDSVKRSIDKKTIV
- a CDS encoding M23 family metallopeptidase, giving the protein MNLMTAKIITTFRNEIMLVLGVILLLITLPVIAVVELANVGVSAAASSLVGVNPSNHKVEIYDPKGDLVTTLDVTTTWPVAGVVTLEFGASDPPYQDHHTGIDIADSYGKIGQPVTTFMPGTVSVVMNVDNQYGRYVFIDHGNAIQSQYWHLSEALVKVGQQVKPDDVIGLEGATGRATGPHVHFQIDVFGIPVDPRDFISGNPRLDP
- a CDS encoding ATP-binding protein, producing the protein MICTLLSRKTKPRASTQKLDFSYGQQDPMDVISYAGLEEQPNYIEIDDIYMRTLFISGYPLTASSGWLNSLINFSHNCDISYHVHEVDALQALPKLRRKITELESTRRAMIRSGRIVGSEITDPLESATDLRDKIQRGQEKLFQMSIYITISALTLEALDNTTKLLETELSARLFYIKSARFQQIEGLQSVLPRGEDILSQKRNLDSSSAALTFPLLSSELVHEAGILYGINKSNNSLVILDRFSLNNANSIMFAQSGSGKSYAAKVEILRQLMQGTSVIVIDPEREYKQLANSVEGTYIKLSARSQEKINPFDLATNSYSNDSLAEHVQDLIEILSLMAEGLNPREKAAIDRAILCVYKDESIGTPLLQDIYAQLHGMGQLELCERLEKYISGSLAGVFNAQTNIKLDNRLVIFDIKDLPESLRQIMMMIIANFVQNQVKVYPKKRLLVIDEGWLLLEHEESARFVAGLVRRARKYYLGVAIISQQANDFLKSEYGRAIASQSSLRILMRQDTTTIKNVVSEFNLSEYEQSFLLTCDRGDGIIIADQNHVAVQIVASEKEHPLITTNPNEVYTS
- a CDS encoding TraC family protein, giving the protein MSVFQKTIKKASSRQQIAIEGVDDGVLMLAGNRFRVILESSSINFELKSEDEQDAMIDTYQAFLNALSSPLQMIIRVREMDMDTYLEAFRSRVESEEESIYREQARHYSEFIQSLVIKNKILTRRFYIVIPYTGSLVASSKNTAIIHEQLRLSSDIVSKGLGRLGVQTRKLSSLEVLDMFYEFYSPVQAKRQSLTEQTMKLFTEAIL
- a CDS encoding PrgI family protein, producing the protein MKIAIVPAQVTSIEDKVAGNLSLTQLILIALPIFISGVIYAALPPTFAIGVYKVIVMLIIIVSFGVLAIRVRGTLILDWAQLLARYNMRPRYYVFNKNDKTLRPILIKRNQEKNLDKPKEINIPSPPLHISTTAERIGFEQLIHGGTKKIVYKRSRKGSLYVSVSKND
- a CDS encoding pilin, whose product is MSYLSAHFSLVADIAATTNSMQTFIHPIVVSLFVLAGIVAVGFIVNGGIQMITSSGRPEKLQHAKHIIRNAIIGLVVVLAAVTLTGILTNTFTSSGSTPSSEVPALAPVQPTASSGSLVDVLVEAITGLLRNIIESAAQPFIGALGYFTNATPLMSPNSSVLNLWLAILAIADVLFILVVILLGFHIMSASSLGIDELEFKHLIPQLILIFMLMNSSIFLIDGIVSLSNGMINALKAGFSISSVWDSLKLVAEQSKDMKLAALLVFIVFIVLSIILLIYYILRLVILYIGAVLAPLVLLLWLVPSFKDFAINALRTYLTTVFVLFIHVVILVLAASIFNGMIQNDPHKVLDPVMSTLVGVATLLALLKTEHSMSSLVVASAGARSARRLGGQFMYGIDQATSRFRDSRKVAAQVPKTVTITKVVNK
- a CDS encoding MMCAP2_0565 family pilin-like conjugal transfer protein, with protein sequence MTKRNIKFIIQLSAVIVIQVLSFTPVFAATGDVSQVQNFIRSIIQIIAGLAGLTATGFFVVGGFTYITSSGNPEHLDRAKRTITWAAIGLAITIAAFVIANIVTSLATGAFGS
- the pyk gene encoding pyruvate kinase — encoded protein: MSIIFKRTKILATLGPPTSTPEMIEKLASAGVNGFRLNFSHGDYPERDDQIRWIREASEKLGKPVAILQDLQGPKIRLGNLNENMSVKTGDVLTLDHAAEHDGLIIPIQYNLAEKVKVGEPVYIFDGKIRTTVLEISSQTAIKVRVENNGTLMSRKGINLPDTDFGGDILTAKDLKDVEFGATRDFDYVALSFIQSPEDIINLRQILVSLGSNAQIISKIETKAAIMDGVLEEIVKVSDGVMVARGDLAVEAGAEVVPIVQRKIIALCRKHGKLSIVATQMMASMVDAPEPTRAEVSDVATAVILGADTVMLSDETANGSYPLETVAAMKKVIIHTQENVPVAPIAEVTTRGAADLDAIAAAAVKLAEQLKVTAIIAKTKTGATACAIAAYRPNLPIISLTSDIKTAQKLALCYGNRTYVRPDGEGVAYKLGMELKEEGYFKSIDDKPIRIAIVSGSQPGMPGTTDTIRMRVLK